Proteins from a genomic interval of Ndongobacter massiliensis:
- the ygeW gene encoding knotted carbamoyltransferase YgeW, which translates to MAKDIKKLIQELDNYDFSKLYHDDFFHTWDKSQDELQAIWQVADILRAMREENISPKIFDSGLGISLFRDNSTRTRFSFASACNLLGLEVQDLDEGKSQIAHGETVKETANMISFMADVIGIRDDMYIGKGYTYMKNFSEYVQEGYDDGVLEQRPTLVNLQCDIDHPTQAMADLLHVIHEFGGIENLKGKKVAMTWAYSPSYGKPLSVPQGVSGLFTRLGMDVVLAHPEGYEIMPEVEEIAKKNAEQYGGSFTKTNSMEEAFKDADIVYPKSWAPFAAMEKRTELYGNGDKEGIDKLEQELLEANKSHMDWQCTEELMKLTKDGKALYLHCLPADITGVSCEEGEVDASVFDRYREPLYKEASYKPYIIAAMIFLQKIKNPQAKLTEILEKAKKRLDGND; encoded by the coding sequence ATGGCAAAAGACATCAAAAAACTGATTCAGGAGCTCGACAATTACGATTTTAGCAAACTCTATCATGACGACTTTTTCCACACATGGGACAAGTCACAGGATGAACTGCAGGCAATCTGGCAGGTAGCAGACATTTTGCGGGCTATGCGCGAAGAAAACATCTCCCCAAAAATTTTCGATTCCGGGTTGGGCATTTCTCTTTTCCGAGACAACTCGACGCGCACACGCTTTTCCTTTGCTTCCGCATGCAATCTTCTGGGCCTGGAAGTACAGGATTTGGATGAGGGCAAGAGCCAAATCGCTCATGGCGAAACGGTAAAAGAAACCGCCAACATGATCTCCTTTATGGCGGATGTCATCGGCATTCGCGATGATATGTACATCGGCAAGGGCTACACCTATATGAAAAACTTCTCCGAGTATGTCCAAGAAGGCTACGATGACGGTGTGCTGGAACAGCGCCCGACACTGGTCAACCTCCAGTGTGACATCGACCACCCGACGCAGGCAATGGCGGACCTGTTACATGTGATTCACGAATTCGGCGGCATTGAAAATCTCAAGGGCAAAAAGGTTGCAATGACATGGGCCTATTCGCCGTCCTATGGCAAACCGCTGTCCGTACCACAGGGTGTTTCAGGTCTATTCACTCGCTTGGGCATGGATGTCGTTTTGGCACATCCGGAAGGTTATGAAATCATGCCGGAAGTGGAAGAAATAGCAAAGAAGAACGCCGAGCAGTATGGCGGGAGCTTCACAAAGACGAACTCTATGGAAGAAGCCTTTAAGGATGCGGATATCGTGTATCCGAAGTCATGGGCGCCCTTTGCTGCCATGGAGAAGCGCACCGAACTCTACGGAAACGGCGATAAAGAAGGTATCGACAAGTTGGAGCAGGAATTGCTGGAAGCGAACAAATCCCATATGGATTGGCAGTGCACGGAAGAGCTGATGAAGCTGACCAAAGACGGCAAGGCGCTGTATCTCCACTGCCTGCCGGCGGACATCACCGGTGTTTCCTGTGAAGAGGGTGAAGTGGACGCATCCGTCTTTGATCGCTATCGGGAGCCGTTGTACAAAGAGGCGAGTTACAAACCTTACATCATCGCGGCAATGATCTTTCTGCAAAAAATCAAAAATCCGCAGGCGAAATTGACGGAGATTCTCGAAAAGGCGAAAAAGCGGTTGGACGGCAACGACTGA
- a CDS encoding YgeY family selenium metabolism-linked hydrolase gives MADFDFNAIKQKAADYKEDMIAFLRDLIKLKGESCEEGDKAKRIKEEMEKVGFDKAWIDKQGNVLGEMGTGETLIAFDGHIDTVGIGNIENWEFDPYEGFEDEVRIGGRGASDQLGGPVSAVYGAKILKDLGYLNDKFKILVTGTVQEEDCDGNCWLYMIEQENIRPEFVVSTEPTDGGIYRGQRGRMEIRVDVQGVSCHGSAPERGDNAIYKMADILKEVEQLNENPADDSVEIKGLVKMLDEKYNKEYKEANFLGRGTVTTSQIFFTSPSRCAVADSCAISLDRRMTAGETWESCIKEIEDLPSVKKHGAKVSMYNYKRASWTGLEYEQECYFPTWVIPEDHKVTKALEAAYKSLYGDKRIAPPIEKEEIKRAERPLTDKWTFSTNGVAIMGRHNIPVIGFGPGAEDQAHAPNEVTFKQDLVTCAAVYAALPLMYTK, from the coding sequence ATGGCAGATTTTGATTTCAATGCAATTAAACAAAAAGCGGCGGACTACAAGGAAGATATGATCGCCTTTTTGCGCGATCTCATTAAACTCAAGGGCGAATCCTGCGAAGAGGGCGACAAGGCAAAACGCATTAAGGAAGAAATGGAAAAGGTCGGCTTCGATAAAGCTTGGATCGACAAACAGGGCAATGTGCTTGGAGAGATGGGCACGGGAGAGACGCTCATCGCTTTCGACGGGCACATCGATACCGTAGGAATCGGCAATATAGAAAACTGGGAATTTGATCCGTACGAAGGTTTTGAGGATGAGGTACGCATTGGCGGACGCGGCGCCAGTGATCAGTTGGGCGGTCCGGTATCGGCGGTGTATGGCGCGAAGATCCTGAAAGATCTCGGATATCTGAATGATAAATTTAAAATCCTTGTAACCGGTACGGTACAGGAAGAAGATTGTGACGGGAACTGCTGGCTCTATATGATCGAGCAGGAAAATATCAGGCCGGAATTTGTCGTTTCCACGGAACCGACGGACGGCGGCATTTACCGCGGCCAGCGCGGGCGCATGGAAATTCGCGTCGATGTGCAGGGCGTCTCCTGCCACGGCTCCGCTCCAGAGCGCGGAGACAATGCAATCTACAAGATGGCGGATATCCTGAAAGAGGTCGAGCAGCTCAATGAAAACCCTGCCGACGACAGTGTCGAGATTAAGGGATTGGTCAAAATGCTCGACGAGAAATATAACAAAGAGTACAAAGAAGCGAATTTCCTGGGTCGCGGCACGGTCACGACCAGTCAGATTTTCTTCACCTCTCCCTCCCGCTGTGCAGTTGCCGACTCCTGTGCGATTTCACTTGACCGCCGAATGACGGCCGGAGAAACGTGGGAATCCTGTATCAAGGAAATTGAAGATCTGCCTTCCGTGAAAAAGCATGGTGCGAAGGTTTCCATGTACAACTACAAGCGCGCTTCCTGGACGGGGCTGGAATATGAGCAGGAGTGCTACTTCCCGACATGGGTCATTCCCGAGGACCACAAGGTGACAAAAGCGCTGGAAGCAGCCTATAAGAGCTTGTACGGGGACAAGCGTATCGCGCCTCCGATTGAAAAAGAAGAGATAAAGCGTGCGGAGCGCCCCTTGACGGATAAGTGGACGTTCTCGACCAACGGCGTTGCCATTATGGGGCGTCATAATATTCCGGTGATCGGATTCGGACCGGGTGCGGAAGACCAGGCGCATGCACCGAATGAAGTCACATTTAAGCAGGATCTCGTGACTTGTGCTGCGGTCTATGCTGCACTGCCCCTGATGTATACGAAGTAG
- the ygfK gene encoding putative selenate reductase subunit YgfK, with product MSEFMRPMPFEHLIQWALTEYKNEGRVFGMRKENFYRNKTGKKLKTVFGDEIASAVGPAAGPHSQLAQNIIVSYLTGARFIELKTVQIMDGEQIQKAIGRPCILAEDEGYNCEWSTELTVPQAFDEYIKAYFAIQVLAKEFGIADRKDFAYNMSVGYDLAGIQSAKIDRYIEGLKDASETEIYKNCMDFLRKSDAFEHVTAEDLDAISPKVCSSITLSTLHGCPAHEIEAIANYLLTEKKVNTFIKCNPTMLGYEYARKTLDDMGYDYIAFTDFHFKNDLQYEDAIVMMKRLRATAKEEGLVFGVKLSNTFPVDVKRKELPSEEMYMSGRALLPLTISMAAMLSKAFNGDLPISYSGGADAGNIQKIFRAIGQPITVATTLLKPGGYPRFNQLAEETEELLDRPYQGISVDEIVGLRDEIIGDWKNNKLYREKVKSRKTDTALPLTDCFKAPCKQGGCPITQQVPEYLQLVAEEKYAEAFAVIANDNTAPTILGKLCAHHCQEHCTRVDYEKTLQIREMKLIAAEHAQEDFLQKLSATPLKSEKKVCVIGAGPAGIAAASYLRRNGMAVRVFEKLAKPYGIVSHVIPSFRISDEEIERDYQIAVKQGVDFVFNHEVTESYEALRKEYDYVIVATGAWKEGRSPVKEGRENVIDALDFLWHARMDGGAKVGKRVAVVGAGDVAMDCTRTAARMPGVEEVCLVYRRTEAYMPATQEEVNIVKEEGHKIYELLAPVSYDGKTLRCEKMQLGEFDASGRKSIDGTGEFVEMNFDTVIGATGAQVDASAFEANGIHMDDRRHPRLLETNESNLSNVYIIGDCKTGASTIVKAMGDAKKTALDILKKEGLANDFKKASVKADVETLYEKRGILEAVRAGHVEGGRCLKCDQICEICTEVCPNRANVAIRVEGFDNLHQIVHIDGMCNECGNCGIFCPHAGRPYKDKFTVFWTEEDFVDSTNVGILKREDGTYRVRLENGNCIETADVDKDLSEAMARITHALEKEYSYMLQH from the coding sequence ATGAGTGAATTTATGAGACCGATGCCTTTTGAACATCTGATCCAATGGGCGCTCACGGAATACAAAAACGAAGGTCGTGTTTTCGGCATGCGCAAAGAAAACTTTTATCGAAACAAAACGGGGAAAAAACTCAAGACGGTTTTTGGCGATGAGATCGCTTCTGCAGTCGGCCCTGCGGCGGGTCCCCACAGCCAGTTGGCGCAAAATATTATTGTCTCCTACTTAACAGGGGCGCGTTTTATTGAGCTGAAAACAGTTCAGATCATGGATGGCGAACAGATTCAGAAAGCAATCGGCCGTCCCTGCATTTTAGCGGAAGATGAGGGCTATAACTGCGAATGGTCCACGGAACTTACCGTACCGCAAGCCTTTGACGAATACATAAAAGCCTATTTTGCGATTCAGGTGTTGGCGAAAGAATTCGGGATTGCCGATCGCAAGGATTTTGCTTATAACATGTCCGTGGGATATGACTTGGCGGGCATTCAATCGGCAAAAATTGACCGTTATATCGAGGGATTAAAAGATGCCTCAGAGACGGAAATCTACAAAAACTGTATGGATTTCCTGCGAAAAAGTGATGCTTTTGAACATGTAACCGCTGAGGACTTGGATGCAATCAGCCCGAAGGTCTGCAGCTCCATTACACTTTCCACGCTTCACGGTTGTCCGGCCCATGAGATTGAAGCAATCGCAAATTACCTGTTGACCGAGAAAAAAGTCAACACTTTCATTAAGTGCAATCCGACGATGTTGGGTTATGAGTACGCAAGAAAAACCCTGGATGACATGGGGTATGACTATATTGCTTTTACAGATTTTCACTTTAAGAACGATTTGCAATACGAAGATGCCATTGTGATGATGAAACGGCTCCGAGCTACGGCAAAAGAAGAGGGGCTGGTTTTTGGTGTGAAACTTTCCAATACCTTTCCCGTTGATGTGAAACGCAAAGAATTACCCTCCGAGGAAATGTATATGTCAGGGCGTGCATTGCTTCCCTTGACGATTTCTATGGCTGCAATGCTTTCCAAGGCTTTTAACGGTGACTTGCCCATCTCCTACTCAGGCGGCGCCGATGCGGGAAATATCCAAAAGATTTTCCGAGCCATCGGGCAGCCGATCACTGTTGCCACAACGCTTCTCAAGCCGGGCGGCTATCCGCGTTTCAACCAGCTTGCAGAAGAGACGGAAGAGCTGTTGGATCGACCCTATCAGGGCATTTCGGTCGATGAGATTGTCGGGCTGCGCGATGAGATTATCGGGGATTGGAAGAATAATAAGCTCTATCGGGAAAAAGTGAAATCCCGCAAGACGGACACAGCATTGCCACTCACCGACTGCTTTAAAGCACCGTGCAAGCAAGGGGGATGCCCCATTACGCAGCAGGTACCGGAATATTTGCAGTTGGTTGCAGAGGAGAAATATGCAGAGGCCTTCGCAGTCATTGCCAACGATAATACAGCGCCGACGATATTAGGTAAACTTTGTGCGCATCACTGCCAGGAACATTGCACACGAGTTGATTATGAAAAGACCTTGCAAATTCGCGAGATGAAGCTGATTGCCGCAGAGCATGCGCAGGAAGACTTTTTGCAGAAGCTGAGCGCTACACCGCTGAAATCCGAGAAAAAAGTTTGTGTCATCGGCGCCGGTCCGGCAGGAATTGCGGCCGCGTCCTATCTGCGTCGAAACGGCATGGCGGTGCGCGTGTTTGAAAAGCTTGCCAAGCCTTACGGCATTGTCAGCCACGTGATTCCGTCTTTCCGTATCTCCGATGAAGAGATTGAACGGGATTATCAGATTGCTGTCAAACAAGGCGTTGACTTTGTCTTCAATCATGAGGTTACCGAGTCCTATGAGGCATTGCGCAAAGAATACGATTATGTCATCGTCGCGACAGGCGCGTGGAAGGAAGGACGTTCTCCGGTCAAAGAAGGCCGGGAAAATGTCATTGACGCCTTGGATTTCCTTTGGCATGCTCGCATGGATGGCGGTGCAAAGGTCGGAAAACGTGTAGCCGTGGTCGGTGCCGGTGATGTGGCGATGGACTGCACGAGAACGGCAGCGCGGATGCCGGGTGTCGAAGAGGTTTGCCTCGTGTATCGTCGTACGGAAGCCTATATGCCGGCCACGCAAGAAGAAGTCAATATTGTCAAAGAAGAGGGGCACAAGATTTATGAGCTCCTGGCGCCGGTGTCTTATGACGGGAAAACCCTCCGTTGTGAAAAAATGCAATTAGGGGAATTTGACGCGAGCGGGCGCAAATCGATTGACGGAACGGGCGAATTTGTTGAAATGAATTTTGATACGGTCATTGGCGCGACGGGTGCTCAGGTCGATGCATCGGCCTTTGAAGCAAATGGTATTCACATGGATGACCGTCGGCATCCGCGCTTACTGGAAACGAATGAGTCGAACTTGTCCAATGTCTATATCATCGGTGATTGCAAAACCGGTGCATCGACGATTGTAAAAGCAATGGGCGATGCCAAAAAGACGGCGCTGGATATTCTCAAAAAAGAGGGGCTTGCCAATGATTTCAAGAAAGCTTCTGTAAAGGCTGATGTCGAAACGCTCTATGAGAAACGCGGCATTCTGGAAGCGGTACGAGCGGGCCATGTCGAGGGCGGTCGTTGCTTAAAGTGCGATCAGATCTGTGAAATCTGCACCGAAGTTTGCCCGAACCGTGCCAATGTGGCGATACGCGTCGAGGGATTTGACAATCTCCATCAGATTGTTCATATTGACGGCATGTGCAATGAATGTGGCAACTGCGGCATTTTCTGCCCCCATGCGGGACGTCCGTACAAAGATAAATTCACAGTGTTTTGGACGGAAGAGGACTTTGTGGATTCGACCAATGTTGGCATCTTAAAGCGGGAGGACGGTACCTATCGAGTGCGGTTGGAAAACGGCAATTGTATTGAAACCGCGGATGTTGATAAGGATCTGAGTGAAGCCATGGCTCGAATCACGCATGCATTGGAAAAAGAGTATTCCTACATGTTGCAACATTGA
- the ssnA gene encoding putative aminohydrolase SsnA, protein MIITAKAIICNDDENRFYEDGAVYIKENCIEDVGPRREILEKYPGEEVVDKGDKLLMPGMICAHSHIYSAYARGMAVSKPTDNFFNVLKNLWWALDKQLTLKDVRLNGLTTYMESIANGVTTVIDHHAGPNAIEGSLFTLAEVAKEVGIRTSLCYEVSDRDGKEKSLQGIKENINWIKQAQKEDDMLHGLFGLHASFTLSAETLERAREEMAGLYDGYHVHIAEGIADQWETLKMSGKRVVERLEGFDIFSKHTLAVHNVHVNEREMDILKHHDTMAVFNPESNMNNAVGCPPILRMLEKGILVGMGTDAYTNDMFDSMKVSNILLSHNACDPTKGFGETLEIQFKNTPKIMDRYLKKPVGRIQKGAYADLITLDYDPYTPLTADNWGGHALFGLTGRLVNDTMINGKFVMKDREMVNVDRAKIHADSRQRAKEIWPNL, encoded by the coding sequence ATGATTATTACAGCCAAAGCAATCATCTGTAATGATGACGAGAACCGTTTTTACGAGGACGGCGCGGTTTATATCAAAGAAAATTGTATCGAAGATGTCGGCCCTCGCCGGGAAATTTTAGAAAAATATCCCGGTGAAGAAGTCGTCGATAAAGGGGACAAGCTGCTCATGCCCGGAATGATTTGCGCCCATTCGCATATCTATTCGGCTTATGCGCGCGGCATGGCGGTATCCAAACCGACGGATAATTTTTTCAATGTGCTGAAGAATCTCTGGTGGGCATTGGACAAACAATTGACGCTAAAAGATGTGCGTCTGAACGGTCTGACTACGTATATGGAGTCGATCGCCAACGGCGTCACGACGGTCATCGACCACCATGCCGGCCCCAATGCAATCGAGGGTTCGCTCTTTACACTGGCTGAAGTTGCAAAAGAGGTCGGCATCCGCACGAGCCTCTGCTATGAAGTTTCGGACCGGGATGGTAAGGAAAAGAGTCTTCAGGGTATAAAGGAAAATATCAACTGGATCAAGCAAGCCCAAAAAGAAGATGATATGCTCCACGGGCTCTTCGGACTTCATGCCTCCTTCACATTGAGTGCGGAAACGCTCGAACGTGCGCGGGAGGAGATGGCCGGATTGTACGACGGGTATCATGTCCATATCGCGGAGGGAATCGCAGATCAGTGGGAGACACTCAAAATGAGCGGCAAGCGCGTTGTCGAGCGGCTGGAGGGATTTGACATTTTCTCCAAACACACATTGGCGGTTCACAATGTCCACGTGAATGAACGCGAGATGGATATTTTGAAACATCACGACACCATGGCGGTTTTCAATCCGGAATCCAATATGAACAATGCTGTTGGATGTCCGCCGATTTTGCGGATGCTGGAAAAGGGCATTTTGGTCGGCATGGGGACGGATGCGTATACAAACGATATGTTTGATTCGATGAAAGTATCAAACATCCTTCTGTCCCACAACGCCTGTGACCCGACCAAGGGCTTCGGCGAGACACTGGAAATTCAGTTTAAGAATACGCCGAAGATCATGGATCGCTATTTGAAAAAGCCGGTCGGGCGGATCCAAAAGGGTGCCTATGCGGACTTAATTACCTTGGATTATGATCCGTATACGCCGCTCACTGCCGATAACTGGGGCGGGCACGCGCTCTTCGGATTGACGGGGCGGTTGGTCAACGACACGATGATCAACGGAAAATTTGTAATGAAGGATAGGGAGATGGTCAATGTGGATCGCGCGAAGATCCATGCCGATTCCCGGCAACGGGCGAAGGAAATTTGGCCCAATCTTTAG
- the xdhA gene encoding xanthine dehydrogenase subunit XdhA — protein MYVGKSVKRVDAFDKVTGRAKYTEDLIPKNAYYAKILHSTIGHGRVIGFDLEEALQVPGVVKIVTCFDVPKHGFPTAGHPWSTEEAHQDISDRRLLNEHVRYYGDDIAVVIALDEIAAKRAIKKIQVKYEEYEVKTDVFDAMKDIVHPIHEENPDNIIKHTTNNRGNFEEAIQEEGLIKVEGWYETPMVQHSHIENPDVYAYEESGKIVVVASTQIPHIVRRCIGQALGIGWGKVRVIKPYIGGGFGNKQDALYEPLCAFLTTQVSGHPVKLLPTREETFVSTRTRHGMKVYIATYLRKNGDYVARELKIYSNNGGYASHGHSIAAKALGCFHQLYPCENVKGDAYSVYTNLPTAGAMRGYGIPQAMFVTESHHDEIAKALGMDPLELKFRNIMPKGYVDGFSKNQNYADSFRQCLTKGAESIDYYKKRELYKNQTGNIRRGIGCAAFWYNTGVYPISLESSSCRMLVNEDGSIQVQLPETEIGQGGDTAFSQMAADVTGMRFEDVHIVSNQDTDVAPFGLGAYASRQTYMASFSITKTGKALKKKILERAYLETGITPDNLDIVESQIVRVPDGKVLMSMEELATETMYTLKKSNLHITAEETHTIRSNAFSFGASFAEVEVDINLGKVKVLKLINVHDAGRIINPALAEAQAHGGMSMAVGYALSEELKYNDKGRILNDNLLDYKLGTVADTPEFEVYFIENYEPTSPFNTKSLGEPPTCAPAPAIRNAIYQATGVPARKAPMTPHVLFPLFKEAGLIDNDL, from the coding sequence ATGTATGTCGGCAAAAGTGTAAAACGCGTCGATGCTTTTGACAAGGTCACCGGGCGTGCGAAATATACAGAGGATCTCATTCCGAAAAATGCGTACTATGCAAAAATATTACACTCGACAATCGGACATGGTCGAGTGATTGGTTTTGATTTGGAAGAAGCTTTACAGGTACCGGGTGTCGTCAAAATTGTCACGTGTTTTGATGTGCCGAAACACGGCTTTCCGACTGCGGGGCATCCTTGGTCGACGGAGGAAGCCCATCAGGACATTTCCGATCGGCGTCTGTTGAATGAGCACGTGCGTTACTACGGCGATGATATCGCCGTGGTCATCGCGCTTGACGAAATCGCCGCAAAGCGGGCGATAAAAAAGATCCAAGTCAAATACGAGGAATACGAGGTCAAAACGGATGTCTTCGATGCGATGAAGGACATCGTTCATCCGATTCACGAAGAAAATCCGGACAATATCATCAAGCATACGACGAATAATCGGGGGAATTTTGAAGAGGCGATTCAAGAGGAGGGGCTGATCAAGGTTGAAGGCTGGTACGAAACCCCGATGGTGCAGCATTCGCACATTGAAAACCCCGACGTTTACGCCTATGAAGAATCCGGGAAAATTGTCGTTGTGGCTTCCACGCAGATTCCGCACATCGTGCGCCGGTGCATCGGTCAGGCGCTGGGCATCGGCTGGGGGAAGGTGCGCGTCATAAAACCCTATATCGGCGGTGGATTCGGCAACAAGCAGGACGCCTTATATGAACCGTTATGTGCCTTTTTGACAACGCAGGTTTCCGGGCATCCGGTCAAGCTGCTTCCGACGCGTGAAGAGACTTTTGTCTCTACGAGAACACGTCACGGGATGAAGGTTTATATTGCAACCTATTTGCGGAAAAATGGAGATTATGTGGCCCGCGAGCTGAAGATTTATTCCAACAACGGCGGTTACGCCTCGCATGGACATTCGATTGCTGCGAAGGCGCTGGGTTGTTTTCATCAGTTGTATCCCTGTGAAAATGTAAAAGGCGATGCATATTCGGTGTATACGAACCTTCCGACCGCCGGAGCCATGCGTGGCTACGGCATTCCACAGGCGATGTTCGTGACGGAATCGCACCACGATGAGATTGCGAAAGCCCTGGGGATGGATCCCCTGGAATTGAAGTTTCGCAATATTATGCCGAAGGGCTATGTGGACGGGTTTTCAAAAAATCAAAACTACGCCGATTCTTTCCGTCAATGCTTGACGAAGGGCGCGGAATCGATCGATTACTACAAGAAGCGTGAATTGTACAAGAATCAAACCGGCAATATCCGTCGCGGGATCGGTTGTGCCGCTTTTTGGTATAACACCGGCGTATATCCCATTTCTTTGGAATCTTCTTCCTGTCGAATGCTGGTCAACGAAGACGGCTCCATTCAAGTGCAGCTGCCGGAAACGGAAATCGGGCAGGGTGGCGACACCGCATTTTCGCAGATGGCTGCCGATGTTACCGGAATGCGGTTTGAAGATGTTCATATTGTAAGCAATCAGGATACGGACGTAGCGCCGTTCGGACTGGGTGCCTATGCATCCCGTCAAACGTATATGGCCAGCTTTTCCATTACAAAGACCGGGAAGGCCCTGAAAAAAAAGATTTTGGAGCGCGCCTATCTGGAAACCGGCATTACCCCGGATAATTTGGACATCGTCGAGAGTCAGATCGTGCGCGTGCCCGATGGCAAGGTGCTAATGAGCATGGAGGAGTTGGCAACAGAGACGATGTACACGCTCAAAAAGAGCAATCTGCACATCACGGCGGAAGAAACGCATACGATCCGCTCGAATGCTTTTTCTTTCGGAGCGAGCTTTGCCGAGGTGGAAGTAGATATCAACCTCGGTAAAGTCAAAGTCTTAAAGCTCATTAACGTGCACGACGCCGGGCGTATTATCAATCCGGCACTGGCGGAAGCGCAGGCGCATGGGGGAATGAGCATGGCCGTCGGATATGCCTTGTCGGAAGAGCTGAAATACAATGATAAGGGGCGGATTCTCAATGACAATCTGCTCGACTATAAACTGGGAACGGTTGCGGATACGCCGGAATTTGAAGTGTATTTTATCGAGAATTACGAGCCCACCAGTCCCTTTAATACGAAATCTCTGGGCGAGCCACCCACGTGCGCGCCGGCGCCGGCCATTCGCAATGCCATTTATCAGGCAACAGGCGTTCCCGCGCGCAAGGCTCCGATGACACCGCATGTTCTGTTCCCGCTCTTCAAAGAAGCAGGTCTGATCGATAATGACCTGTAG
- the xdhB gene encoding xanthine dehydrogenase subunit XdhB, which produces MFDLKNVYEAYTIDQALDLLQEKPNLRIIAGGTDVLVKIRAGSMEDDELLSIQLVEEMKKVTLDENRAIHIGAGMTFSHLADAPIIKENINFLGQAVLTAGGPQLRNSATIGGNICNAAPSADSAPSMFVLDALVEIASADGKREVPITEFYKGLGKVHLEPNEMVTGFKIKEENYKGYIGHYFKYAMRNAMDIATSSCAVNVKLNADGVIESIKACYGVASVVPVRVCQAEQEFQGKVLNEENIRAFAKKALEELSPRDSWRASKALRTQVLYEICVRNLRACLEDFQGGKNA; this is translated from the coding sequence ATGTTCGATTTAAAGAATGTGTATGAAGCGTATACCATCGATCAGGCACTGGACCTGCTACAGGAGAAGCCGAACCTTCGGATTATCGCCGGAGGGACGGATGTATTGGTCAAAATACGTGCCGGTAGTATGGAGGATGACGAGTTACTGTCCATTCAGCTCGTGGAAGAAATGAAAAAAGTCACTTTGGACGAGAATCGTGCCATCCATATCGGCGCGGGTATGACTTTTTCACATTTGGCCGATGCCCCGATCATTAAAGAAAACATCAATTTTTTGGGACAGGCGGTACTGACGGCAGGCGGGCCGCAGCTGCGCAACTCCGCGACCATCGGAGGCAACATCTGCAATGCCGCACCGAGTGCGGATTCTGCACCCAGCATGTTTGTACTGGATGCTCTTGTTGAAATTGCAAGCGCCGACGGCAAACGAGAAGTGCCGATCACGGAATTTTATAAAGGGCTGGGAAAGGTGCATCTCGAACCGAATGAGATGGTTACCGGATTCAAAATTAAAGAGGAGAATTACAAGGGTTACATTGGCCACTATTTCAAATATGCGATGCGCAATGCCATGGACATCGCGACCAGTTCCTGCGCGGTGAATGTCAAGCTCAACGCGGACGGTGTCATCGAAAGCATCAAGGCATGTTATGGGGTGGCTTCCGTGGTGCCCGTACGCGTCTGCCAGGCCGAACAAGAGTTTCAGGGCAAAGTGCTGAATGAAGAAAATATCCGCGCCTTTGCAAAAAAAGCGTTGGAAGAATTGTCGCCGCGCGATTCCTGGCGCGCCAGCAAGGCTTTGCGTACGCAGGTATTGTATGAGATTTGCGTACGGAATTTACGCGCATGCCTCGAGGATTTTCAAGGAGGGAAAAATGCATAG
- the xdhC gene encoding xanthine dehydrogenase subunit XdhC has protein sequence MHSNEYGPYAVRSTAVCENQPSYKLVKCTVNGVYLEKMVDKRASLTDFLRNDLGYTSVKKGCEVGECGACSVLINGETIDSCLYLAIWAEGKDIWTTEGLQASDGSLSIVQQAFIDESAVQCGFCTPGFIIRATEIVHRAKRYTRPELRMLLAGNMCRCTGYENILRAVEKAIEVEIAAREEKADS, from the coding sequence ATGCATAGCAACGAATATGGTCCCTATGCGGTTCGTTCGACCGCCGTCTGCGAGAACCAACCGAGTTATAAATTGGTCAAGTGTACGGTCAACGGCGTGTATTTAGAAAAAATGGTCGACAAGCGGGCTTCACTGACGGATTTTTTGCGCAATGACTTGGGTTATACATCGGTCAAAAAAGGTTGCGAAGTCGGGGAATGCGGTGCGTGTTCCGTTTTAATCAATGGGGAAACGATCGACTCCTGCCTGTATTTGGCAATCTGGGCGGAAGGCAAGGACATCTGGACGACGGAGGGCTTGCAGGCATCGGACGGCTCCTTGTCCATTGTACAACAGGCTTTTATCGATGAATCGGCCGTACAATGCGGTTTCTGCACGCCGGGATTTATCATTCGCGCGACGGAGATTGTGCATCGGGCGAAGCGTTACACCCGTCCCGAATTGCGCATGCTCTTAGCAGGAAATATGTGCCGCTGCACAGGCTATGAAAATATTCTACGTGCGGTGGAAAAAGCGATCGAAGTCGAAATTGCAGCACGGGAAGAAAAGGCGGATTCCTGA